TAAATATGAGATAGTTCTTGCAGTAAAAGAAGGAAATTATGAATATAAGCTGATTTTTGATGAAAAATGGGTTCCCGAAAAAGAAAATCTTACATTGATAGTAGGAGAAAGCGGGGCTTTATTTCCAAAAGGAGAGCTGGGAACAGGCCGGCTTTCTTATGATGCAATAGACAAAAACCAGACTGAAAAGGCAATAAAACATGATTTCAGGAAACTGAACTATCTTAATAAAATATCTGAAAATGAAGTGGAGTTTACTATAAGGACTCAGCTTTTGGATGTAGAGAGAGCTTATATAAGTATTGACCTTGATGAAAAAGATATTTATGAAAAAATATACGAACTGGAAAGACACAGTGATTTCACACATAATTTTGATTATTTTAAAAGAAGTATTTTATTTGATGAGGAAGTAAAAGAGTTTTCATATGTATTTATACTTGAAGACGGAAATACAAAATATTACTTTGACGGAAAGCTGTCAAATAAAAAGGGACGAAAAATAAAGATAAATTTTGAGAAAGACAAAATAGAAGTCTTTTATGTGCCGAACTGGGCTAAAGAAGCAATTTGGTATAATATATTCCCTGACAGATTTTATAATCATAATTACTATAATAATCCCGTATTCAATGAATTCGGTCCGGAAAACTTCGAGATAAACAAGCTTCATGAAAGTAATTTTGAAGAGATATATAAATGGAATACAGAAGAAGAAACTTTTGGAAAATTTGATACGAATAAATGGACAAGCGATTTTTCGGAGAAAACCGACTGGGAGATAAAAGGTGAAAGTGTAAAACAGAATTCACTAAAATATGCAAGAATGTACGGCGGAGATTTACAGGGAATAAAAGAAAAGATTCCTTATATGAAAGAATTGGGAATAAATGCCGTATGGCTTAATCCTGTATTTTATTCATATCAGAACCATAAATACGGCACAAATGACTTCAGGCATATATCACCTGATCTGGGTACGATAAGAACAAGCGGAAACAGATATAATATAGAAATAGATGATAATAACCCTTACGGGGATAAAAGTTATGTGGATATTCTAAAAAAGAGTTCTAAAAATAACAGTGAACTGAAACTTCTGGAATTAAAATTAAGCGGGGAAAATAAAGGGAAAAATGGTTATGGAGAGACAGAAGACCCTTCTACATGGATTTGGACAGAATCAGATCTGATAATGGTAGACTTAATAAAAGAACTGCACAGAAATGGAATAAGAGTTATCTTTGACGGGGTTTTTAACCATAGCAGCAACAGACACTGGAGCTTTAATCAGGTTCTTATGGAAGGTGAAGAGTCAAAATATAAAAGCTGGTATAAATTCAGTGATTTTTCAAAATATATAAAGATAGAAGACGGAATGAGCGAAGAAGAAGCTTATAAAATATTAAACCAAAACAGGGATAATATAAAATATTCAGGCTGGGCAGGCTTTGATTCACTTCCGGAATTCAACAGTTACAATCTGGAATTTAAAAATTATATCTTCAATATTACTAAAAAATGGCTTTTGGGACCTGATGCAAAAGTTTCCAAAAACTGGTATGAAGATGACGGGATAGACGGATTCAGGCTGGATGTGCCAAACTGTCTTGAAAATCAGGTTTTCTGGATAGAATGGCGTGAAGTAGTAAAGAGTACCAAAAAGGATACATATATAACAGCAGAATTATGGGGAAATGCAAGCTATGACATAAATCAGGGAAATAAATTCGATGCGGTTATGAATTATGAGTGGCTGAAAACAGTAATAGGGTACTTTATAAATCAGGGATATGAAAAGAATAAAAGCTATAAACTAAAAGCCGGCGAATTTCTAAATGAACTCAGGGAAAAAAGAACATGGTATCCAAAACAGGCAATACAGGCATCTCAGAATTTAAACGGTTCTCATGATACCGACAGACTTTTGTCAAGAATAGTAAATGACAGGGTAGGCAGGGATCTGGAAGAGGGAAAACAGCAGGAACAGGGATATAACGGAATAAGACCGGATCTGGCGTCTAACTATCATCCTAATACTACAATTGACTGGAGAAGTTCCTTTATAAAGCCAAAAGATATGTTAAAGCTGATATCAGTATTTCAAATGACATATGTGGGAGCTCCGATGCTCTTTTACGGAGATGAAGTAGGAATGTGGGGAGCAACAGATCCATACTGCAGAAAGCCTATGCTTTGGGATGAGTTCACTTATGACAATGAAATGAACCCTTCGTTAAGCAATGAAAATGAGGTGTACTCACAGGAGCCGGATCAGGATCTGCTGTTCTGGTATAAGAAGGTAATAAAAATAAGAAAAGAAAATCCTGTTCTGGTATATGGGAAGTTCAAGGAATTATACTGGGATGATGCCAAAGATATAGTAGTATATATGCGGTTTAATGCAAACAGCGTAATAATAACAGTATTAAATAATTCATTTAATGATTACGAAGATATAGAAATAGCCACAGAGGAACCGGAAGAAAGATACATAGATCTTCTTACGGGGAAAAGCATATATAGCAAAAAAGACGGTAAAATAGTACTGGGAATAAGGGCAAAAC
This genomic stretch from Sebaldella sp. S0638 harbors:
- a CDS encoding alpha-amylase family glycosyl hydrolase, coding for MTYKLRIYKNESLYREVTLTQLRDATYTYKWEKAESGSYSFEVADESNVTYAVTYNHTTPFAHTFDTYLDKDAKPKPITGFQNNIDILIKYNSRENTFSLVKTRFKRLIIDIKDYGYEKISKLEITGTFNNWEIEEIPLKKIGSSKYEIVLAVKEGNYEYKLIFDEKWVPEKENLTLIVGESGALFPKGELGTGRLSYDAIDKNQTEKAIKHDFRKLNYLNKISENEVEFTIRTQLLDVERAYISIDLDEKDIYEKIYELERHSDFTHNFDYFKRSILFDEEVKEFSYVFILEDGNTKYYFDGKLSNKKGRKIKINFEKDKIEVFYVPNWAKEAIWYNIFPDRFYNHNYYNNPVFNEFGPENFEINKLHESNFEEIYKWNTEEETFGKFDTNKWTSDFSEKTDWEIKGESVKQNSLKYARMYGGDLQGIKEKIPYMKELGINAVWLNPVFYSYQNHKYGTNDFRHISPDLGTIRTSGNRYNIEIDDNNPYGDKSYVDILKKSSKNNSELKLLELKLSGENKGKNGYGETEDPSTWIWTESDLIMVDLIKELHRNGIRVIFDGVFNHSSNRHWSFNQVLMEGEESKYKSWYKFSDFSKYIKIEDGMSEEEAYKILNQNRDNIKYSGWAGFDSLPEFNSYNLEFKNYIFNITKKWLLGPDAKVSKNWYEDDGIDGFRLDVPNCLENQVFWIEWREVVKSTKKDTYITAELWGNASYDINQGNKFDAVMNYEWLKTVIGYFINQGYEKNKSYKLKAGEFLNELREKRTWYPKQAIQASQNLNGSHDTDRLLSRIVNDRVGRDLEEGKQQEQGYNGIRPDLASNYHPNTTIDWRSSFIKPKDMLKLISVFQMTYVGAPMLFYGDEVGMWGATDPYCRKPMLWDEFTYDNEMNPSLSNENEVYSQEPDQDLLFWYKKVIKIRKENPVLVYGKFKELYWDDAKDIVVYMRFNANSVIITVLNNSFNDYEDIEIATEEPEERYIDLLTGKSIYSKKDGKIVLGIRAKQGMILKKWKKNI